The DNA segment CTCCATGAACTCGATGAGCGGCTCGTAGAACGGCTTGCCCTCGTGCTCGGCGTAGTGGGCGGCAAGCAGGTCGCGGCTGGGCTGCACCATGCGCAGGTCGACGAGCTGGTAGCCCTTGGCCTCGATGCGGCGCAGGATCTCGCCGGTCAGGTTGCGGGCGACGCCGTCGGGCTTGATGAGAACAAGGGTCTCTTCGACAGGGGTAGTCACGATGCTCCTTCGGTTGCGGCGCGCTTGGCGGCGTCGAGCTGGCCGCCCTTGACGACGCCGTAGATCCAGAATCCCACGAACACGGCCGCGGTCACGGCCGCGAGCACCTCGATGAAGCCGGTGGCGAGCAGCGCGAGCTGCAGGACGCTGCCGAACCAGACCCCCCAGGTGTACCGCGCTACGCGGGCGGCGATGATCAGCAGCACGATGAACGCGGCTGCACCGCCGAAGACGGCGGCGGAGGGCAGAACCTCGAGGCCGTTGATGGCGAGCGCGCCGAAGATGACGGCGAGCACCTCCATCACGATGGTCACCTGCAGCAGCGACTCGCGGGCGCCCTTCTCGCGGCGGGGGCGGCGGGCGGATGCGGGGCTCTCGTCGCCGGAGGGGCCGGGCTCGGGGGCAGTGGTGTCGGTCACAGCATCCAATTCTGCTCGCGCGCGATGAGCATCGCCTGACCGACCATGGTGACCGATCCGGTGATGAGGATCGCGTCGTTGGGGCCGGCGGCCTCGCGCGCCTCGGCGATGGCGACCGCGAGGTCGGGCTCGATGCGCACCCGGTCCGGGCCGGCGATCGCGTCGACCGTCTCCGCGAGGGTCGAGGCGTCGATCGCGCGGGCCGAGTCGGAGCGGCTGACGATGAAGCGGTCGACCACCGGGTCGAGCGCCTCGATGATGCCGCGGTCGTCCTTGTCGGCGAGCACGCCGACGATGGCCGTGATCGAGTCGAAGGCGAACGAGCTCAGCAGCGCGCGGGCGAGCGCCTGGGCGCCGTGCGGGTTGTGCGC comes from the Microcella frigidaquae genome and includes:
- a CDS encoding DUF4233 domain-containing protein, translating into MTDTTAPEPGPSGDESPASARRPRREKGARESLLQVTIVMEVLAVIFGALAINGLEVLPSAAVFGGAAAFIVLLIIAARVARYTWGVWFGSVLQLALLATGFIEVLAAVTAAVFVGFWIYGVVKGGQLDAAKRAATEGAS
- the ndk gene encoding nucleoside-diphosphate kinase, with translation MTTPVEETLVLIKPDGVARNLTGEILRRIEAKGYQLVDLRMVQPSRDLLAAHYAEHEGKPFYEPLIEFMESGPVVAARVAGNRVIEGFRSLAGTTDPTTAAPGTIRGDLGRDWGLRVQQNLVHGSDSPETAARELALWFG